A portion of the Caenorhabditis elegans chromosome III genome contains these proteins:
- the doxa-1 gene encoding Dual oxidase maturation factor 1 (Confirmed by transcript evidence) — MWWFGGNPSPSDYPNAAIPNFNMHAFVIFSVFLIPLIAYILILPGVRRKRVVTTVTYVLMLAVGGALIASLIYPCWASGSQMIYTQFRGHSNERILAKIGVEIGLQKVNVTLKFERLLSSNDVLPGSDMTELYYNEGFDISGISSMAEALHHGLENGLPYPMLSVLEYFSLNQDSFDWGRHYRVAGHYTHAAIWFAFACWCLSVVLMLFLPHNAYKSILATGISCLIACLVYLLLSPCELRIAFTGENFERVDLTATFSFCFYLIFAIGILCVLCGLGLGICEHWRIYTLSTFLDASLDEHVGPKWKKLPTGGPALQGVQIGAYGTNTTNSSRDKNDISSDKTAGSSGFQSRTSTCQSSASSASLRSQSSIETVHDEAELERTHVHFLQEPCSSSST; from the exons ATGTGGTGGTTCGGTGGAAATCCGAGTCCTTCTGACTATCCAAATGCTGCTATTCCTAATTTTAATATGCACGCTTTTGTG atattctcGGTATTTCTGATACCCCTCATTGCCTACATCCTTATACTTCCTGGAGTACGGCGGAAGCGGGTTGTCACCACTGTCACATATGTCCTTATGCTAGCCGTAGGTGGTGCTTTAATAG CGTCTCTGATTTATCCGTGTTGGGCGTCGGGTTCTCAAATGATCTACACACAATTTCGTGGCCACTCGAATGAGAGGATATTGGCCAAAATTGGTGTCGAGATCGGGTTGCAAAAAGTGAACGTTACACTCAAAT tcgaaCGATTACTTTCTTCCAATGATGTGCTTCCGGGTAGCGATATGACGGAATTATATTATAACGAAGGATTCGATATTTCCGGAA tttcatcaATGGCAGAAGCACTTCACCACGGGCTCGAGAACGGTCTACCGTATCCAATGCTCAGTGTTCTTGAGTATTTCTCATTAAATCAAGATTCATTCGACTGGGGACGGCACTATCGAGTTGCTGGTCACTACACACATGCAGCTATCTGGTTTGCATTTGCTTGTTGGTGTCTTTCAGTGGTTCTAATGCTGTTTTTACCACATAATGCCTATAAG TCCATCCTCGCCACCGGAATCTCTTGTCTTATCGCGTGTCTTGTCTATTTACTCCTCTCACCTTGCGAACTTCGGATAGCATTCACTGGTGAAAACTTCGAAAGAGTCGATTTAACGGCTACCTTTTCCTTCTGTTTCTAtcttatttttgcaattggtATTCTCTGTGTACTCTGTGGTCTTGGTCTGGGTATCTGTGAGCATTGGCGAATCTACACTCTGTCCACATTTTTGGATGCCAGCCTTGATGAGCATGTCGGTCCAAAATGGAAGAAGCTTCCGACTGGAGGACCTGCATTGCAAGGAGTACAGATTGGAGCATATGGAACAAAT acgACAAACAGCAGTCGCGACAAAAACGATATATCAAGTGATAAGACTGCTGGATCAAGTGGATTCCAATCACGAACAAGCACATGTCAATCGAGTGCAAGCTCAGCTTCATTGAG GAGCCAATCATCAATTGAAACAGTGCACGACGAAGCAGAACTCGAGCGGACGCATGTCCACTTTTTACAGGAACCATGTTCATCTTCATCAACATGA
- the glr-1 gene encoding Glutamate receptor 1 (Confirmed by transcript evidence) — MFSSFSFLNMFGVLFTVFNLTVVQPYPSHIIIKSFGNNEEVSRVALKAMEYTSDHINSRDDVPFKLAFDHRVVEEGAAVSWNMVNAVCDELKEGAMALLSSVDGKGREGIRGVSDALEMPLVSLTALSNDDHQQQQFGNLFEVSVRPPISELLADFIVHKGWGEVLVLIDPVHASLHLPSLWRHLRTRTNTSVKASMFDLPADEKQFEAYLMQFNMMRNNETNRILIDCASPKRLKKLLINIRSAQFNQANYHYVLANYDFLPYDQEMFQNGNINISGFNIINKDGREYWSLKKHLKTSSSLGGGDDVSVEAAVGHDAMLVTWHGFAKCLQANDSLFHGTFRHRRFFNRGFPGIYCDPLSDRSHPNRPFSSFEHGKTIGVAFRNMKIGHKEGTLTGNIEFDRFGNRKNFDVSIVDLVSNTKATFNSKEVLAWRQGVGFFSNRTVAQHSRKSQNDHKDNQVIVLTNLVAPFVMIKRECLEMANLTECQGNNKFEGFCIDLLKLLADKIEEFNYEIKLGTKAGSKQADGSWDGMIGELLSGRAHAVVASLTINQERERVVDFSKPFMTTGISIMIKKPDKQEFSVFSFMQPLSTEIWMYIIFAYIGVSVVIFLVSRFSPYEWRVEETSRGGFTISNDFSVYNCLWFTLAAFMQQGTDILPRSISGRIASSAWWFFTMIIVSSYTANLAAFLTLEKMQAPIESVEDLAKQSKIKYGIQGGGSTASFFKYSSVQIYQRMWRYMESQVPPVFVASYAEGIERVRSHKGRYAFLLEATANEYENTRKPCDTMKVGANLNSIGYGIATPFGSDWKDHINLAILALQERGELKKLENKWWYDRGQCDAGITVDGSSASLNLSKVAGIFYILMGGMVISMLAALGEFLYRSRIEARKSNSNSMVANFAKNLKSALSSQLRLSVEGGAVAQPGSQSHNAIRRQQVAAFLPANEKEAFNNVDRPANTLYNTAV, encoded by the exons AtgttttcttcgttttcttttttgaacatGTTCGGTGTTCTATTCACTGTTTTCAACTTAACTGTAGTTCAACCATATCCAAGTCATATTATTATCA aatcaTTTGGGAACAATGAAGAAGTATCGAGAGTGGCTCTGAAAGCTATGGAATACACATCTGATCATATCAATTCCAGAGACGATGTACCGTTTAA ACTTGCATTTGACCACCGCGTAGTTGAAGAAGGCGCTGCTGTCTCGTGGAACATGGTGAACGCAGTCTGTGATGAGCTTAAAGAAGGTGCAATGGCATTACTTTCAAGTGTTGATGGAAAAGGAAGAGAAGGTATTCGAGGAGTATCTGATGCACTTGAAATGCCTCTTGTCTCACTGACCGCTCTATCAAATGATGAccatcaacaacaacaattcGGGAATCTTTTCGAAGTTTCAGTGAGACCTCCAATTAGTGAACTGCTAGCTGATTTTATTGTTCACAAAGGATGGGGAGAGGTTCTGGTTTTGATTGACCCAGTACATg cAAGCCTCCACCTACCATCACTTTGGAGACATCTTCGTACTCGAACCAATACTTCTGTCAAAGCGTCCATGTTCGATTTGCCGGCTGATGAAAAACAGTTTGAAGCGTATTTAATGCAATTTAATATGATGAGAAATAATGAAACAAATCGAATACTTATCGATTGTGCATCTCCGAAACGACTCAAGAAACTTCTAATTAATATTCGCTCGGCACAATTTAATCAGGCTAACTATCACTATGTGCTGGCAAATTAT GATTTTCTTCCCTACGACCAAGAGATGTTCCAAAATGGAAATATCAATATATCAGGTTTCAATATAATCAATAAAGATGGAAGAGAGTATTGGTCACtaaagaaacatttgaagaCGTCATCTTCATTAGGAGGTGGAGATGATGTTAGTGTTGAGGCAGCTGTTGGACACGATGCAATGTTAGTTACGTGGCATGGATTTGCAAAGTGCCTGCAAGCGAATGATTCATTGTTCCATGGTACATTTCGACATAGGAGATTTTTCAATCGTGGATTTCCAG GAATCTACTGTGATCCTCTTTCTGACCGTTCTCATCCAAATCGACCTTTCTCTTCATTTGAGCATGGAAAAACAATCGGAGTTGCTTTTAGAAAT ATGAAAATTGGACACAAAGAGGGAACATTAACTGGGAATATCGAATTCGATCGTTTTGGAAATCGCAAGAACTTTGATGTATCCATAGTTGACTTGGTATCAAATACAAAAGCAACTTTCAATTCAAAAGAAGTATTAGCGTGGCGACAAGGTGTTGGATTCTTCTCAAATCGAACAGTTGCTCAACATTCGAGAAAGAGTCAAAATGATCATAAGGATAATCAAGTGATAGTGCTCACGAATCTAGTTGCTCCATTTGTGATGATAAAACGAGAATGTTTGGAAATGGCAAATTTGACAGAATGTCAGGGGAACAATAAGTTTGAAGGATTTTGTATCGACTTGCTGAAACTGTTGGCTGACAAAATTGAGGAGTTCAATTATGAGATCAAATTAGGAACAAAG GCGGGATCAAAACAAGCTGACGGAAGCTGGGATGGAATGATTGGAGAACTTCTGAGTGGAAGAGCCCATGCTGTAGTTGCATCACTTACAATAAATCAAGAAAGAGAACGAGtcgtggatttttcaaaaccatttATGACAACTGGAATTTCAATTATGATCAAGAAGCCTGACAAACAAgagttttcagtattttcctTTATGCAACCGCTTAGTACAGAGATTTGGATGTACATCATATTCGCGTATATTGGG GTGTCAGTAGTCATCTTTCTTGTTTCAAGGTTTTCACCGTATGAATGGAGAGTCGAGGAGACTTCCAGAGGAGGATTCACTATTTCCAACGATTTTTCTGTTTATAATTGCTTATGGTTTACACTAGCAGCTTTCATGCAGCAAGGAACTGATATTTTACCAAG atcAATTTCGGGTCGTATCGCATCTTCTGCTTGGTGGTTTTTCACAATGATCATCGTTTCTTCTTACACTGCTAACTTGGCTGCGTTCCTAAcacttgaaaaaatgcaagCTCCTATAGAAAGTGTTGAAGACTTGGCGAAACAGTCGAAGATTAAATACGGAATTCAAGGTGGCGGATCGACAGCTTCTTTCTTCAAA TATTCCTCCGTTCAAATATATCAGAGAATGTGGAGATATATGGAATCGCAAGTTCCGCCAGTTTTTGTGGCTAGTTATGCGGAAGGAATTGAAAGAGTTCGAAGTCATAAAGGAAGATATGCATTTCTTTTAGAAGCAACTGCAAATGAATATGAGAATACAAGAAAACCATGTGATACAATGAAAGTTG GAGCAAATCTCAACAGTATCGGATATGGAATAGCGACACCTTTCGGCTCCGACTGGAAGGATCATATCAACTTGGCAATTTTAGCCCTCCAAGAACGTGGTGaactgaaaaagttggaaaacaaATGGTGGTATGATAGAGGACAATGCGATGCGGGTATTACTGTTGACGGGTCATCTGCTAGTTTGAATCTATCAAAAGTTGCtggaatattttatattttaatggGTGGTATGGTCATTTCAATGTTGGCTGCACTCGGGGAATTCTTGTATCGAAGTAGGATTGAAGCGAGGAAATCTAATTCCAATTCTATGGTGGCGAATTTTGCG aaaaatttgaaaagtgcaTTGTCATCTCAATTAAGATTATCAGTCGAAGGAGGTGCAGTTGCACAACCAGGATCTCAATCTCATAATGCAATTAGAAGACAACAG GTAGCTGCATTCTTGCCtgcaaatgaaaaagaagCTTTCAATAATGTGGATCGACCTGCAAACACTCTCTACAACACAGCTGTCTGA
- the fip-3 gene encoding Fungus-induced protein 3 (Confirmed by transcript evidence), translating to MNVYSVFIFAILAISSASGIFLPGGGGKKCGGYGGGYGSGVIIGAERPKK from the coding sequence ATGAACGTTTATTCTGTATTCATCTTCGCTATATTGGCAATTTCATCGGCTTCTGGAATCTTCCTACCTGGAGGCGGAGGCAAGAAGTGTGGAGGATATGGGGGTGGATATGGAAGTGGAGTCATCATTGGAGCTGAACGTCCaaagaaataa
- the fipr-16 gene encoding Fungus-induced-related protein 16 (Confirmed by transcript evidence): protein MIVYSVFIFAVLAISSVTGIFLPGGGGKKCGGHGEYGSGVIIGAERPKK from the coding sequence ATGATCGTTTATTCTGTATTCATCTTCGctgttttggcaatttcatcGGTTACTGGAATCTTCTTACCAGGAGGAGGAGGCAAGAAGTGTGGAGGacatggtgaatatggaagtGGAGTCATCATTGGAGCCGAACGTCCAAAGAAGTAA
- the C06E1.7 gene encoding Putative glycosyltransferase C06E1.7 (Confirmed by transcript evidence), with protein sequence MSNYNKPIQLLCVLVVVLFFINNQFVQRTTWSRGLRSPPLDSRIFQEKSEIERSTLPPIPKGFLSSKLASTARLANHIFELVSVYGMAKSLNRKPAIFVEDSKYNLLITGVRKVLPGLLDEFQIFEYPVHNKATKVPLSEKCCIFDNPDKFNNISSEYLHLTGHFYQSWKYFDKYKEKVQSFVKPAIDFSPLPNSDSSNFISRICIHIRRTDFVDGQHHSSNVSFIKPALEFIKEREQKDVNKKMLTVIMGDDPDFEAKMFEGTVRAKKEAKIEETTKYFVSENTPQDDLAYSHYSCDATLITAPSSTFGWWLGYLSKGQAVYYQDIRSTNDVNYKKGVLDPDDFFVPSWTSIMLDENKKVVVVT encoded by the exons ATGTCAAATTATAATAAGCCAATTCAATTACTTTGTGTGTTGGTTGTAG ttttattCTTTATCAACAATCAATTTGTTCAAAGGACTACGTGGAGTCGAGGGCTCAGATCACC aCCCCTAGATTCGaggatttttcaagaaaagtcTGAAATAGAACGTTCAACGTTGCCACCTATTCCAAAAGGATTTTTATCTTCTAAACTTGCTTCTACGGCACGATTAG CCAATCACATATTTGAGCTTGTATCAGTCTATGGAATGGCGAAAAGTCTTAATCGGAAACCAGCAATTTTCGTTGAagattcaaaatataatttattgatcACAGGAGTTCGAAAAGTATTACCGGGGCTGTTagatgaatttcaaatttttgaatatcca gtGCACAACAAAGCCACCAAAGTTCCGTTGAGTGAGAAATGCTGTATTTTTGATAATCCAGATAAATTTAACAATATCTCCAGCGAATATCTTCACTTGACTGGTCATTTTTATCAG agttggaAATATTTCGATAAATACAAGGAAAAAGTGCAAAGTTTTGTAAAACCAGCCATTGATTTCTCGCCACTTCCCAACTCTGATAGCAGTAATTTCAT TTCCAGAATTTGCATACACATTCGGAGAACAGATTTTGTGGACGGTCAGCATCATTCTTCAAATGTCTCCTTCATAAAACCAGCTTTGGAGTTTATCAAAGAACGAG AGCAGAAAGATGTAAATAAGAAAATGTTGACAGTTATTATGGGAGATGACCCAGATTTTGAAGCGAAAATGTTTGAGGGTACAGTACGAGCAAAGAAGGAGGCTAAGATTGAAGAAACG acaaaatacTTCGTTTCTGAAAACACTCCTCAGGACGATCTAGCATACTCACATTATAGTTGTGATGCAACTTTAATAACTG ctccatCTTCGACATTTGGATGGTGGCTTGGATACCTTTCAAAAGGACAAGCTGTTTATTATCAAGATATTCGATCTACAAATGATGTTAATTAT aaaaaaggagTACTCGATCCCGATGACTTTTTCGTTCCAAGCTGGACATCGATAATGTTGGACGAGAACAAGAAAGTCGTAGTTGTTACatag